The Spirosoma foliorum genome has a window encoding:
- a CDS encoding lytic transglycosylase domain-containing protein has product MTKLFLIVSAGFGCSFLYLSSAVAQTSQLIALNVAAPVKAITNRLVSATLEESPVHFCGENIPTNHPAIVERWTRTLNQQAALAADLAILKRRASVVFPIIEPILKQYQIPMDFKYLPLLESAVTNRAVSRKGAAGFWQLMPGTAQSLGLSVSHRHDERFNLLKATHAACKYINELYEQLGSWMLVATAYNAGPNYIQQLTRRHPDMHPMALPYRAAETKAYLFQTVAIKELLTRPRIYSDRLSARNLEALSEGTNLVAATERAAILASFDMDERDAARATLNSMGVDEQALEKGITFVTDSTTTVVLLDDEETEEEISPEKSASAPTPTIAQTKSVEPIASSAIRLVTRSLSEGSLTEGKLCLFQVVQPVTLNGRTFAVGDMIQAHIEIIDAGSKRVFLRTDQLTTAQTQEKISIRLVATEQPKQPGVTLPSRLEGWQLSWELL; this is encoded by the coding sequence ATGACGAAACTATTCCTGATAGTGTCGGCTGGATTCGGCTGTTCCTTCCTCTACCTCTCCTCGGCGGTTGCCCAAACCAGCCAACTGATCGCACTAAACGTTGCGGCTCCTGTTAAGGCAATAACCAATCGGCTGGTTTCGGCTACATTGGAAGAAAGCCCCGTTCATTTCTGTGGCGAGAACATACCCACAAACCATCCGGCTATTGTTGAACGATGGACCCGAACCCTTAATCAACAAGCAGCTTTAGCGGCCGATCTGGCTATACTGAAACGTCGGGCCTCAGTTGTCTTCCCGATCATCGAGCCGATTCTGAAGCAGTATCAGATTCCAATGGATTTTAAATATTTGCCGCTACTCGAAAGTGCTGTTACCAATCGGGCTGTTTCGCGGAAGGGGGCGGCTGGTTTCTGGCAACTGATGCCGGGAACGGCCCAATCGCTTGGATTGAGCGTATCGCATCGGCACGATGAACGTTTCAATCTGCTGAAAGCAACCCATGCTGCCTGTAAGTACATCAACGAACTCTACGAGCAATTGGGCTCCTGGATGCTGGTTGCAACGGCTTATAATGCTGGCCCTAATTACATTCAGCAGCTTACACGCCGACATCCCGATATGCACCCAATGGCATTGCCGTACCGGGCGGCCGAAACGAAAGCCTATCTATTTCAGACGGTTGCTATTAAAGAGCTGCTAACCCGACCCAGAATTTATAGTGACCGTTTAAGCGCTCGAAATCTGGAAGCATTAAGTGAGGGTACTAACCTCGTTGCCGCTACCGAACGGGCTGCCATATTGGCTTCGTTTGATATGGATGAGCGCGATGCAGCCAGAGCTACTCTAAATAGTATGGGTGTTGATGAGCAGGCTTTAGAAAAAGGAATAACCTTTGTTACGGACTCAACAACGACCGTCGTGTTACTCGATGATGAGGAAACCGAGGAAGAAATTAGCCCAGAAAAGTCTGCATCTGCACCGACACCGACCATTGCGCAGACGAAGTCAGTTGAACCAATAGCGTCTTCCGCAATTCGGTTAGTAACGCGTAGCCTGAGTGAGGGTTCATTAACTGAAGGGAAATTATGCCTGTTTCAGGTGGTGCAGCCGGTTACGTTGAATGGGCGAACATTTGCGGTTGGCGATATGATTCAGGCACATATCGAAATCATTGACGCGGGTTCAAAACGGGTTTTTCTCCGCACTGACCAGTTAACTACCGCTCAAACACAGGAGAAAATTTCTATCAGATTAGTGGCGACTGAGCAACCTAAACAACCCGGTGTTACGCTTCCATCGAGGCTGGAAGGCTGGCAGTTGAGTTGGGAGTTGTTGTAA
- a CDS encoding homoserine kinase, whose amino-acid sequence MDSIRVFAPATVANVACGFDIFGFAVDNPGDQITLTASDEPGVRIIDIIGDEGRLPREAGRNTASIAIQTYLKQINRLDVGLDVILHKQMPLGSGLGSSAASAVAGVFAANELLGRPLPIMKLLPFAMEGERIACGSAHADNVGPSLLGGFVVVRSYQPLDVIRIDTPANLFCTLVHPDIEVNTKDARFILKNEVSLKNTITQMGNVAGLIAGLMTPDYDLISRSLVDVIIEPVRSILIPEFNEAKQAALDNGALGCSISGSGPSMFALCRDAQTAEQVGAAMQQAFLSVGITSEAYVSQINKQGPKIL is encoded by the coding sequence GTGGATTCTATTCGTGTATTTGCTCCCGCTACCGTTGCTAATGTAGCTTGCGGATTTGATATTTTTGGGTTTGCCGTTGATAACCCCGGCGACCAGATTACCCTTACGGCCAGCGATGAGCCAGGCGTCCGAATTATCGACATTATTGGTGACGAAGGACGTTTACCCCGCGAAGCAGGCCGCAATACGGCCAGTATTGCTATTCAAACCTACCTCAAACAGATTAACCGACTCGATGTAGGTTTAGATGTTATTCTGCATAAGCAAATGCCATTGGGTAGTGGTTTGGGCTCCAGTGCTGCCAGTGCCGTAGCGGGTGTTTTTGCCGCTAACGAGCTTCTGGGTCGCCCTTTGCCCATTATGAAATTACTGCCGTTTGCCATGGAAGGCGAACGAATTGCGTGCGGATCGGCCCATGCCGATAACGTGGGGCCGTCGTTGTTGGGTGGTTTTGTGGTGGTTCGGAGCTATCAGCCGCTCGATGTTATCCGTATCGATACACCAGCCAATTTGTTCTGTACGCTCGTTCATCCCGATATTGAGGTAAATACGAAAGACGCCCGGTTTATCCTTAAAAATGAAGTTTCGCTAAAAAATACCATCACCCAGATGGGCAACGTAGCGGGCCTGATCGCCGGTTTAATGACCCCCGATTATGATCTGATCAGCCGTTCGCTTGTTGACGTGATTATCGAGCCAGTACGTTCGATTTTGATTCCAGAATTTAATGAAGCCAAACAGGCAGCTTTGGATAATGGCGCGCTGGGATGTAGTATTTCGGGTTCAGGTCCATCCATGTTTGCCTTGTGTCGCGATGCTCAAACCGCCGAACAGGTTGGTGCCGCTATGCAGCAGGCCTTTTTATCCGTAGGCATCACCAGCGAAGCCTACGTTTCCCAAATCAATAAGCAAGGACCGAAAATACTTTGA